Proteins from a single region of Pseudomonas sp. 10S4:
- a CDS encoding AI-2E family transporter — protein MFKVLRDWIQRYFSDEEAVVLAVLLILGFTAVLTLGGMLAPVLAGMVLAYLMQGLVVTLERLRVPGGVAVGLVFALFMGLLLVFIVVVVPLLWHQLITLFNELPGMLAKWQSLLLLLPERYPHLVSDEQVLQAIEVARGEIGKFGQWALTFSLSSLPLLVNIMIYLVLVPILVFFFLKDREMIGQWVRGYLPRERALITRVAQEMNRQIANYIRGKVIEIIICGGVTYIAFVALGLNYAALLALLVGVSVVVPYVGAVVVTVPVLLIALFQWGWSDQFIYLMAVYGIIQTLDGNVLVPLLFSEAVNLHPVAIICAVLLFGGLWGFWGVFFAIPLATLFKAVLDAWPRKEPVVAPLL, from the coding sequence ATGTTCAAAGTGTTACGGGACTGGATTCAGCGCTACTTCTCCGACGAAGAGGCCGTGGTGCTGGCGGTGCTGTTGATTCTGGGGTTTACCGCGGTGCTCACGTTGGGCGGCATGCTCGCGCCAGTGCTGGCCGGGATGGTGCTGGCGTATCTGATGCAGGGGCTGGTCGTCACCCTTGAGCGCCTGCGCGTTCCCGGTGGTGTGGCCGTGGGGCTGGTCTTCGCGTTGTTCATGGGGTTGTTGCTGGTGTTCATCGTAGTGGTGGTGCCGTTGCTCTGGCATCAGTTGATCACCTTGTTCAACGAACTGCCCGGCATGCTCGCCAAGTGGCAGTCGCTATTGTTGCTGTTACCCGAGCGCTATCCGCATCTGGTGTCCGACGAGCAGGTGCTGCAAGCCATTGAAGTGGCCCGGGGCGAAATCGGCAAGTTCGGTCAGTGGGCGCTGACATTCTCGCTGTCGAGCCTGCCGCTGCTGGTCAACATCATGATCTATTTGGTGTTGGTGCCAATCCTGGTGTTTTTCTTCCTGAAAGACCGGGAAATGATCGGGCAGTGGGTGCGCGGCTACCTGCCGCGTGAGCGGGCGCTGATCACTCGGGTTGCGCAAGAGATGAATCGGCAGATCGCCAACTACATTCGCGGCAAGGTCATTGAAATCATCATTTGCGGTGGCGTGACCTACATCGCGTTCGTCGCTTTGGGGCTCAATTACGCGGCGCTGCTGGCGTTGCTGGTGGGCGTTTCGGTGGTGGTGCCTTACGTCGGGGCGGTGGTGGTGACGGTGCCGGTGCTGCTGATCGCGTTGTTCCAGTGGGGCTGGAGTGATCAGTTCATCTACCTGATGGCGGTCTACGGAATCATTCAGACGCTGGATGGCAACGTGCTGGTACCGCTGCTGTTCTCGGAGGCGGTCAACCTGCACCCGGTGGCGATCATCTGCGCGGTGCTGTTGTTTGGCGGGTTGTGGGGCTTCTGGGGGGTATTCTTTGCGATTCCCCTGGCGACACTGTTCAAGGCCGTGCTGGATGCCTGGCCGCGCAAGGAGCCGGTGGTGGCTCCGTTGCTCTAG
- a CDS encoding M48 family metalloprotease, whose protein sequence is MTFLRPTLLTLACLLASPGFADDLPSLGDASSAIVSPQQEYQLGRAWLAMLRSQVLQLNDPQLKDYVESSVYKLVETSQVTDRRLEFILINSPQLNAFAAPGGIIGVNGGLFLNAQTEGEYASVLAHELAHLSQRHFARGVEASQRMQVPMMAALLAGIVIAAAGAGDAGIATIAGTQAAAIQEQRRFSRQNEQEADRIGILNLEKAGYDPRSMPNMFERLMRQYRFDAKPPEFLLTHPVTESRIADTRNRAEQSKPGGIEDSMRYQLIRARVQLIYEETPGLGAKRFRAQLDENPKNDVARYGLAIAQIKGGQLNEARENLKLLLATAPNEIIYNLAQVDLDITNNRLPEAQTRVDRLLTQYPGNYPLNQVRVDLLLKQNRTADAEKALESLLKSRPDDPDVWYMVAETRGLSGNIIGLHQARAEYFALVGDYRQAIQQLDFAKRKAGSNFPLSSRIDARQRELMEQERMVKDMMG, encoded by the coding sequence ATGACTTTTTTGCGCCCTACCCTGCTGACGCTCGCTTGCCTGCTTGCCTCACCAGGCTTCGCCGACGACCTGCCATCACTCGGTGACGCCAGTTCTGCCATTGTCTCGCCGCAACAGGAATACCAATTGGGCCGCGCGTGGCTGGCAATGTTGCGCAGCCAGGTATTGCAGCTCAATGATCCGCAGCTCAAGGATTATGTCGAATCCAGCGTCTACAAACTGGTGGAAACCAGTCAGGTCACTGACCGACGCCTGGAGTTCATCCTGATCAACAGCCCGCAGCTCAACGCCTTTGCCGCGCCGGGCGGGATCATCGGGGTCAACGGCGGCTTGTTCCTCAATGCCCAGACCGAAGGTGAATATGCTTCGGTGCTGGCTCACGAATTGGCTCACTTGTCGCAACGCCACTTCGCCCGAGGCGTCGAAGCCTCGCAACGCATGCAAGTGCCGATGATGGCCGCTCTGTTGGCCGGGATCGTGATTGCCGCCGCTGGCGCCGGTGATGCCGGGATCGCCACCATTGCCGGTACCCAGGCAGCAGCGATCCAGGAACAACGGCGCTTCTCGCGCCAGAACGAACAGGAAGCCGACCGGATCGGCATCCTCAATCTGGAAAAGGCCGGTTACGATCCGCGCTCGATGCCGAACATGTTCGAGCGCTTGATGCGTCAGTACCGCTTCGATGCCAAGCCACCGGAATTCCTGCTGACTCACCCGGTGACCGAATCACGGATCGCCGACACCCGTAACCGTGCCGAACAGTCCAAACCGGGCGGCATCGAAGACAGCATGCGTTACCAGCTGATTCGCGCACGGGTGCAACTGATCTACGAAGAAACCCCCGGCCTGGGCGCCAAACGCTTCCGCGCCCAATTGGATGAGAACCCGAAAAACGACGTCGCGCGCTACGGCTTGGCCATTGCCCAGATCAAGGGTGGCCAATTGAACGAGGCACGGGAGAATCTCAAGCTACTGCTGGCCACGGCGCCGAACGAGATTATCTACAACCTGGCTCAGGTCGATCTGGACATCACCAACAATCGCCTGCCGGAGGCCCAAACGCGGGTTGATCGACTGTTGACTCAGTATCCGGGCAACTACCCGCTGAACCAGGTCCGTGTCGACTTGCTACTCAAACAAAACCGTACTGCGGACGCGGAAAAAGCCCTGGAAAGTTTGCTCAAATCTCGTCCGGACGATCCGGATGTCTGGTACATGGTGGCGGAGACTCGCGGCCTGTCGGGCAACATCATTGGCTTGCACCAGGCTCGCGCCGAGTACTTCGCTCTGGTCGGCGATTACCGCCAGGCCATTCAGCAACTGGACTTTGCCAAGCGCAAGGCCGGAAGCAACTTCCCATTGTCGTCACGGATCGATGCACGGCAACGAGAGCTGATGGAGCAGGAGCGCATGGTCAAGGACATGATGGGCTGA
- a CDS encoding glycine cleavage system protein R translates to MSTPTVREQFLVISALGANPMELTNVLCRASHENRCAVVTSRLTRHGECSALILEISGSWDALARLEGSLPTLAKKHAFTVNVVRSAALENRPQALPYVAYVSSAYRSDIINELCQFFMDHNVELENLTCDTYQAPQTGGTMLNATFTVTLPAGVQISWLRDQFLDFADALNLDALIEPWRPQNPM, encoded by the coding sequence ATGTCCACCCCCACAGTTCGCGAACAATTCCTTGTCATCAGTGCCCTCGGCGCCAACCCCATGGAGCTGACTAACGTCCTGTGCCGCGCCAGCCATGAAAACCGCTGCGCCGTGGTCACCTCTCGCCTGACCCGTCATGGCGAGTGCAGTGCCCTGATCCTCGAGATCTCCGGCAGCTGGGACGCTCTGGCCCGCCTGGAAGGCAGCCTGCCAACCCTCGCCAAGAAGCACGCCTTCACGGTCAACGTGGTGCGCAGTGCGGCACTGGAGAACCGTCCTCAAGCCCTGCCTTACGTTGCCTATGTCAGTTCCGCTTACCGCTCGGACATCATCAACGAGTTGTGCCAGTTCTTCATGGACCACAACGTCGAGCTGGAAAACCTGACCTGCGACACGTATCAGGCGCCGCAAACCGGCGGCACCATGCTCAACGCCACGTTTACCGTGACGCTGCCGGCCGGCGTGCAAATCAGCTGGCTGCGCGATCAGTTCCTGGATTTCGCCGATGCGCTGAACCTGGACGCCCTGATCGAACCGTGGCGCCCACAAAACCCAATGTAA
- the dapA gene encoding 4-hydroxy-tetrahydrodipicolinate synthase — translation MIAGSMVALVTPMDAQGRLDWDSLSKLVDFHLQNGTHAIVAVGTTGESATLDVNEHIEVIRYVVKQVAGRIPVIAGTGANSTREAIELTTNAKVAGADACLLVTPYYNKPTQEGLYQHFKAIAEAVDIPQILYNVPGRTACDMQAETVIRLSTVKNIIGIKEATGDLDRAKAIIDGVSKDFLVISGDDATAVELILLGGKGNISVTANVAPRDMADLCNAALKGDAVTARAIHEKLMPLNKTLFIESNPIPVKWALHEMGLMPDGIRLPLTWLSAACHEPLRQAMRQSGVLV, via the coding sequence ATGATTGCGGGCAGTATGGTGGCACTGGTCACACCCATGGATGCACAAGGTCGTCTCGACTGGGACAGCCTGAGCAAACTGGTGGACTTTCACCTGCAAAACGGCACCCACGCCATCGTGGCGGTCGGCACTACAGGTGAATCGGCCACGCTAGACGTGAACGAACACATCGAAGTGATTCGTTACGTGGTCAAGCAGGTTGCAGGGCGCATCCCGGTCATCGCCGGTACCGGTGCCAACTCGACGCGCGAAGCCATCGAGCTGACCACTAATGCCAAGGTCGCTGGCGCCGATGCCTGCCTGCTGGTCACGCCTTACTACAACAAGCCGACCCAGGAAGGCTTGTACCAGCACTTCAAGGCCATCGCCGAAGCGGTCGATATCCCGCAGATCCTTTACAACGTGCCTGGCCGCACCGCGTGCGACATGCAGGCCGAGACTGTGATCCGCCTGTCGACCGTGAAAAATATCATCGGTATCAAGGAAGCCACTGGCGACCTGGACCGTGCCAAGGCGATCATCGACGGTGTCAGCAAAGACTTCCTGGTGATCTCCGGTGACGATGCCACCGCTGTCGAGCTGATCCTGCTGGGCGGCAAAGGCAACATCTCGGTGACCGCCAACGTCGCCCCGCGTGACATGGCCGATCTGTGCAACGCCGCTCTCAAGGGCGACGCCGTGACTGCTCGTGCCATCCACGAAAAGCTGATGCCGCTCAATAAAACCCTGTTTATCGAATCCAACCCTATCCCCGTGAAATGGGCGCTGCATGAAATGGGCTTGATGCCGGACGGTATCCGTCTGCCGCTCACCTGGCTCAGTGCTGCCTGTCACGAACCGCTGCGGCAGGCCATGCGCCAGTCCGGCGTCCTGGTTTAA
- a CDS encoding SGNH/GDSL hydrolase family protein: MKKVLVLGDSHVEVFNAPPMKEAFPEFEFEIVSVGGATVSGLENPNSVTKAMPRYVEALDATSAETVVVMLGEVDTGFVIWYRAQKHGISVDDMLNLALENYQSFLSKISEKFNAICISTPLPTIQDDMQWGEVANLRKEVKATQAERTALTISFNKFMNAFCAEAGITYIALDAGSTTPDGKLRESLLNPNKLDHHYNPAEHVKLLAAPLLEALHAQYGPSKQEGKIKQLGKFISRLVARNPLK; the protein is encoded by the coding sequence ATGAAGAAAGTATTGGTACTAGGCGATTCGCATGTCGAAGTGTTCAACGCCCCGCCTATGAAAGAAGCATTTCCAGAGTTTGAATTCGAGATTGTTTCGGTGGGTGGCGCAACGGTTTCCGGCTTGGAAAACCCAAATTCAGTCACAAAGGCAATGCCCCGGTACGTCGAAGCTCTTGATGCCACCTCGGCTGAAACAGTCGTTGTAATGCTGGGCGAAGTCGACACCGGCTTTGTCATTTGGTACCGAGCTCAAAAACACGGAATCTCGGTAGACGACATGCTGAACCTGGCATTAGAGAACTACCAAAGTTTTCTATCTAAAATCTCTGAAAAGTTTAACGCGATCTGTATAAGCACCCCGCTGCCGACCATACAAGATGACATGCAATGGGGCGAGGTTGCCAACTTAAGAAAAGAAGTCAAGGCAACACAGGCAGAACGCACAGCCCTGACGATCAGCTTTAATAAGTTCATGAATGCTTTTTGTGCTGAAGCTGGCATTACCTACATTGCACTTGATGCCGGCTCAACAACGCCAGATGGCAAATTAAGAGAGTCCCTGCTAAACCCCAACAAACTCGACCATCATTACAATCCGGCTGAGCACGTAAAACTGCTAGCGGCACCCTTGCTAGAAGCGCTTCACGCTCAATATGGACCCTCCAAACAGGAAGGAAAAATAAAACAGCTGGGGAAATTTATTTCCCGTCTTGTAGCGCGCAATCCCCTTAAGTAA
- a CDS encoding MucB/RseB C-terminal domain-containing protein — MRAIPLLTLLLGGWFVVPAHADEAQDWLTRLGQAEQTQSFHGTFVYERNGSFSTHNIWHRVQDGKVRERLLQLDGSAQEVVRIDGHTQCVSGTLIAGLGESPKSAARALDPQKLKNWYDLAVIGKSRVAGRAAVIVSLTPRDQHRYGFELHLDKETGLPLKSLLLNDKGQLLERFQFTQLDTADVPSDKDLQAGPDCKTVSLEPDKAEALKTAEVWHSDWLPPGFELSSSSSRKDPETKTQVSSLMYDDGLARFSVFLEPLNGATVTDTRTQLGPTVAVSRRLTTPQGEIMVTVVGEIPIGTAERIALSMRSDATAAKQ, encoded by the coding sequence ATGCGCGCCATACCTCTACTTACGCTTCTGCTTGGTGGCTGGTTTGTTGTTCCAGCCCACGCTGATGAAGCCCAAGACTGGTTGACCCGTCTGGGCCAGGCCGAGCAAACGCAAAGCTTCCACGGTACTTTTGTTTACGAGCGTAACGGTAGTTTTTCTACCCATAACATCTGGCACCGCGTCCAGGATGGCAAGGTCCGCGAGCGTTTACTCCAGCTCGACGGCTCGGCACAGGAAGTCGTGCGCATTGATGGGCATACTCAATGCGTCAGCGGCACCCTGATAGCGGGGCTGGGGGAGTCTCCCAAATCTGCTGCTCGTGCACTCGATCCACAAAAGCTCAAGAATTGGTACGACCTTGCCGTCATCGGTAAGTCGCGTGTGGCTGGGCGTGCGGCGGTGATCGTTTCACTGACGCCGCGTGACCAGCATCGTTACGGTTTCGAGTTACATCTGGACAAGGAGACCGGCTTGCCCCTCAAGTCATTGCTGCTAAATGACAAGGGTCAGTTGCTCGAGCGATTCCAGTTCACGCAACTGGATACCGCCGATGTCCCATCAGACAAAGATTTGCAGGCAGGTCCTGATTGCAAGACAGTCTCCCTGGAACCTGACAAGGCAGAGGCGCTTAAAACCGCCGAGGTCTGGCATTCGGACTGGTTACCGCCTGGTTTCGAACTCAGTAGCAGTTCTTCGCGCAAAGACCCTGAGACCAAAACTCAGGTCAGTAGCTTGATGTATGACGATGGCTTGGCCCGCTTCTCGGTGTTTCTTGAGCCGTTGAACGGCGCTACTGTCACCGATACGCGTACCCAGTTGGGTCCAACCGTAGCGGTTTCCCGACGCTTGACTACGCCTCAGGGCGAGATCATGGTGACCGTGGTCGGTGAGATCCCTATCGGTACCGCCGAACGCATTGCGCTGTCCATGCGCTCCGATGCTACTGCGGCCAAACAGTGA
- the rpoE gene encoding RNA polymerase sigma factor RpoE — translation MLTQEEDQQLVERVQRGDKRAFDLLVLKYQHKILGLIVRFVHDTHEAQDVAQEAFIKAYRALGNFRGDSAFYTWLYRIAINTAKNYLVSRGRRPPDSDVSSEDAEFYDGDHGLKDLESPERALLRDEIEGTVHRTIQQLPEDLRTALTLREFDGLSYEDIAAVMQCPVGTVRSRIFRAREAIDKALQPLLQEN, via the coding sequence ATGCTAACCCAGGAAGAGGATCAGCAGCTGGTCGAGCGCGTCCAACGCGGCGACAAGCGAGCTTTCGATCTGCTAGTGCTGAAATACCAGCACAAAATTCTCGGGTTGATCGTGCGTTTCGTGCACGACACCCATGAAGCCCAGGATGTCGCACAGGAAGCCTTTATCAAGGCGTACCGTGCACTTGGTAATTTCCGCGGAGACAGCGCGTTTTATACGTGGCTTTACCGCATCGCCATCAACACGGCGAAAAACTATTTGGTTTCACGCGGCCGCCGGCCGCCGGATAGCGATGTCAGTTCTGAAGACGCAGAGTTCTACGATGGCGATCATGGCCTCAAGGATCTCGAGTCGCCAGAACGCGCATTGCTGCGGGATGAGATCGAAGGCACCGTCCATCGAACCATCCAGCAACTGCCAGAAGATTTGCGTACGGCTTTAACTTTACGTGAATTCGATGGTCTGAGTTACGAGGACATTGCGGCGGTTATGCAGTGTCCGGTGGGTACCGTGCGTTCCCGGATTTTCCGGGCTCGGGAAGCCATTGATAAAGCCCTGCAGCCGTTGTTGCAGGAAAACTGA
- the bamC gene encoding outer membrane protein assembly factor BamC: MKRMAGLSALALIISSTSGCGWIWGPEGYFRDRGSDYLEAQQTAPMQLPPNVSTSKRLDPLLPIPRNVADDTTKGEYIVPRPQPLSAIADASDYTLQKSAGSSWVMGQHPPAEVWPVAVQFFQDNGFRLDEQRPQTGEFTTTWQHSDELSAAMAKRLSAAGIAADSETRVRVRIEPGVQRNTSEIYVVSAQRPAGSTSDVDFTNRSVNTGLDAALVDDMLASMSRISEKGGSVSMLASQDSDKPNRVSLSEDGSGNPILNVGPDLDRAWSSVGRALEQGEWRVEDINRSLGLYYINLSEKAEKKDEKPGFFSSLFGSAPTKEEVEARADRYQVRLSKVGENVQVTVEKNINTVAPAEVARKVLSVIQDNLG, encoded by the coding sequence ATGAAGCGAATGGCCGGACTTTCCGCACTTGCCTTGATTATCTCCAGCACCAGTGGCTGCGGATGGATCTGGGGCCCGGAAGGTTACTTCCGTGACCGTGGTAGCGATTACCTGGAAGCGCAACAGACTGCACCGATGCAACTGCCCCCGAATGTCAGCACCTCCAAACGTCTGGATCCGCTGTTGCCGATCCCGCGTAACGTGGCCGATGACACCACCAAGGGCGAATACATCGTGCCGCGTCCGCAGCCGCTGTCGGCGATTGCTGATGCCAGCGACTACACGCTGCAAAAAAGCGCTGGTTCGAGCTGGGTCATGGGTCAGCACCCACCGGCCGAAGTCTGGCCAGTGGCTGTCCAGTTCTTCCAGGACAACGGTTTCCGTCTGGACGAACAACGCCCGCAAACCGGTGAGTTCACGACCACCTGGCAGCATTCCGACGAGCTCTCCGCTGCCATGGCCAAGCGCCTGAGCGCGGCTGGCATCGCCGCCGACAGCGAAACCCGCGTGCGGGTCCGCATCGAGCCAGGCGTGCAGCGCAACACCAGTGAAATCTACGTGGTCAGCGCCCAGCGTCCTGCTGGCAGCACCTCCGACGTCGATTTCACCAACCGTTCGGTCAACACTGGCCTGGACGCGGCACTGGTGGACGACATGCTTGCGAGCATGAGCCGCATCTCCGAGAAGGGCGGTTCGGTCTCCATGCTGGCTTCCCAGGACTCCGACAAGCCAAACCGCGTCAGCCTGAGCGAAGACGGCAGCGGCAACCCGATCCTGAACGTCGGTCCGGACCTGGACCGCGCCTGGTCGAGTGTCGGTCGTGCGCTGGAACAGGGCGAATGGCGTGTTGAAGACATCAACCGCAGCCTGGGCCTGTACTACATCAACTTGTCGGAAAAAGCCGAGAAGAAAGACGAGAAGCCTGGTTTCTTCAGCAGCCTGTTCGGCAGTGCGCCGACCAAGGAAGAAGTTGAAGCCCGTGCCGACCGTTATCAGGTTCGTCTGAGCAAGGTGGGCGAGAACGTCCAGGTCACCGTCGAGAAAAACATCAACACCGTGGCGCCGGCAGAAGTGGCTCGCAAAGTGTTGAGCGTGATTCAGGACAACCTGGGCTGA
- a CDS encoding peroxiredoxin, protein MAVAIDQPVTDFEAPATSGQTVSLASLKGKQVVIYFYPKDSTPGCTTQGQGFRDQLEAFKAANTEVFGVSRDSLKSHENFKAKQAFTFELISDKEEALCQLFDVIKLKKLYGKEYMGVDRSTFLIDKDGVLRQEWRGVKVPGHVDAVLAAAQTLNKA, encoded by the coding sequence ATGGCCGTTGCTATCGACCAACCGGTTACCGACTTCGAAGCACCCGCCACCAGCGGGCAGACCGTCAGCCTCGCGAGCCTCAAAGGCAAGCAAGTGGTGATTTACTTCTATCCGAAGGACAGCACCCCGGGCTGCACGACCCAAGGCCAGGGCTTTCGCGATCAGCTTGAGGCCTTTAAGGCTGCCAACACCGAAGTCTTCGGTGTGTCCCGTGACAGCCTGAAATCCCACGAAAATTTCAAAGCCAAGCAGGCATTCACCTTCGAGCTGATCAGCGACAAGGAAGAAGCGCTCTGCCAGCTGTTCGACGTGATCAAGCTGAAAAAGCTCTACGGCAAGGAATACATGGGCGTTGATCGCAGCACTTTCCTGATCGACAAGGACGGTGTGTTGCGTCAGGAATGGCGCGGCGTGAAGGTGCCGGGGCATGTGGATGCGGTATTGGCTGCGGCTCAGACCTTGAACAAGGCTTGA
- the purC gene encoding phosphoribosylaminoimidazolesuccinocarboxamide synthase has translation MEKREELYRGKAKSVFKTDDADRLILLFRNDTSAFDGKRIEQLDRKGMVNNKFNAFIMQKLEAAGVPTQFDKLLGDNECLVKKLDMIPVECVVRNYAAGSLVKRLGVEEGLKLNPYTFELFLKDDAKGDPFINESHVVAFGWGTAEQLVRMKELSLKVNEVLSKLFDDAGLLLVDFKLEFGVFSDGSIVLGDEFSPDGCRLWDKATGKKMDKDRFRQGLGDVIEAYEEVANRLGVPL, from the coding sequence ATGGAAAAACGTGAAGAACTCTACCGCGGCAAAGCCAAATCGGTTTTCAAGACCGATGACGCTGACCGCTTGATCCTGCTGTTTCGCAACGACACCTCGGCGTTCGACGGCAAGCGTATCGAGCAGCTCGACCGCAAAGGCATGGTGAACAACAAGTTCAACGCCTTCATCATGCAGAAACTCGAAGCGGCCGGCGTGCCGACCCAATTCGACAAACTGCTGGGCGACAACGAGTGCCTGGTGAAGAAGCTCGACATGATCCCGGTCGAGTGCGTCGTGCGTAACTACGCCGCCGGCAGCCTGGTCAAGCGTCTGGGCGTCGAAGAAGGCCTGAAGCTCAACCCTTACACCTTCGAACTGTTCCTGAAGGACGACGCCAAGGGCGACCCATTCATCAACGAATCCCACGTCGTGGCGTTCGGTTGGGGTACCGCCGAGCAACTGGTTCGCATGAAAGAACTGTCGCTCAAGGTCAACGAAGTCCTGAGCAAACTGTTCGACGACGCCGGCCTGCTGCTGGTCGACTTCAAACTCGAGTTCGGCGTGTTCTCCGACGGCTCCATCGTCCTGGGCGACGAATTCAGCCCGGACGGCTGCCGTCTGTGGGACAAGGCTACTGGCAAGAAAATGGACAAAGACCGCTTCCGCCAGGGCCTCGGTGACGTCATCGAAGCCTACGAAGAAGTCGCCAATCGTCTGGGCGTACCGCTTTAA
- a CDS encoding MBL fold metallo-hydrolase: MRFAVLGSGSQGNGTLIASADTYVLVDCGFSLRETEKRLLRLGVNPAQLSAILVTHEHADHVHGVGLLSRRYNLPVYLSRGTLRGMRKPIEPAGFLAGGEQLQIGALNIEVIAVAHDAQEPTQYVFNDGERRFGLLTDLGSYCNKVLDGYRDLDALMIESNHCRDMLARGHYPYFLKQRVGGELGHLNNHQAAFLVSELGWQGLQHLVLAHLSSKNNLPQLARQCFVDTLGCDPDWLQLADQDSGLDWRHIA; encoded by the coding sequence ATGCGTTTTGCCGTTCTCGGCAGCGGTAGCCAAGGGAACGGCACGCTGATAGCCAGCGCTGACACGTATGTGCTGGTGGATTGTGGTTTCTCCCTGCGGGAAACCGAAAAACGCCTGCTGCGCCTGGGTGTAAACCCGGCGCAGTTGAGCGCGATACTCGTGACCCACGAACATGCCGACCACGTGCATGGCGTGGGTTTGCTGTCTCGGCGCTACAATCTGCCTGTCTACCTCAGTCGCGGCACCCTGCGCGGGATGCGCAAACCGATTGAACCCGCGGGCTTCCTGGCCGGCGGCGAGCAATTGCAAATCGGCGCCCTGAACATCGAAGTCATTGCCGTGGCCCACGATGCACAGGAACCGACGCAATACGTCTTCAATGACGGTGAGCGGCGCTTCGGCCTGTTGACCGACCTGGGCTCGTATTGCAACAAGGTGCTGGACGGCTATCGAGACCTCGATGCGTTGATGATCGAGTCCAACCATTGCCGTGACATGCTGGCTCGCGGTCACTACCCGTACTTCCTGAAGCAACGGGTGGGCGGTGAACTGGGACATTTGAACAACCACCAGGCGGCATTCCTGGTGTCCGAGTTGGGCTGGCAAGGCCTGCAACACCTGGTCCTGGCCCATCTGAGCAGCAAGAACAACCTGCCGCAGCTGGCCCGGCAATGTTTTGTCGACACCCTCGGGTGCGACCCGGACTGGCTGCAACTGGCCGATCAAGATTCAGGGCTCGACTGGCGACACATCGCCTAG
- a CDS encoding sulfurtransferase TusA family protein — protein sequence MTDAVAHDVELDASGLNCPLPLLKAKLELNRMASGAVLKVIATDAGSQRDFRTFARLAGHTLLLEEDEAGVYRYWLKKA from the coding sequence ATGACCGACGCTGTAGCCCATGACGTGGAACTGGACGCCAGTGGCCTGAATTGTCCGTTGCCGTTGCTCAAGGCCAAACTTGAGCTTAATCGCATGGCCAGCGGTGCGGTACTCAAGGTCATCGCCACGGACGCGGGTTCTCAGCGCGACTTCCGCACCTTTGCCCGATTGGCCGGTCATACGCTGCTGCTCGAAGAAGACGAGGCGGGTGTTTACCGCTATTGGTTGAAAAAAGCCTGA
- a CDS encoding sigma-E factor negative regulatory protein, with product MSREALQESLSAVMDNEADELELRRVLNAFDDVETRDTWARYQIARAVMHKDLLLPRLDIAAAVSAALEDEAVPAKASRGPWRSLGRLAVAASVTIAVLAGVRLYNQDEIAGVELAQQSNQPALAVPQVKGPAVLAGYSESSEATGPMANGVLQGQPGWHDQRLPSYLRQHAQQAALKGTESALPYARAASLENR from the coding sequence ATGAGTCGTGAAGCCCTGCAGGAATCGCTGTCCGCAGTGATGGATAACGAAGCGGATGAGCTGGAGTTGCGTCGGGTACTGAATGCCTTTGACGATGTTGAAACCCGCGATACCTGGGCTCGTTACCAGATCGCTCGGGCAGTCATGCATAAGGATCTGCTGCTTCCACGTCTGGACATCGCTGCGGCAGTTTCTGCTGCGCTGGAAGACGAAGCCGTCCCGGCCAAGGCATCTCGCGGTCCATGGCGCAGCCTGGGTCGTCTGGCCGTTGCTGCTTCGGTGACCATCGCCGTACTGGCAGGTGTTCGTCTGTACAACCAGGACGAAATTGCTGGCGTCGAACTGGCTCAGCAATCCAATCAGCCTGCTCTGGCCGTTCCTCAGGTCAAGGGCCCAGCTGTATTGGCAGGCTACAGTGAGAGCTCGGAAGCCACTGGCCCTATGGCCAACGGCGTATTGCAAGGTCAGCCGGGCTGGCACGATCAGCGTCTGCCAAGTTACTTGCGCCAACATGCTCAACAGGCTGCCTTGAAAGGCACTGAAAGTGCTCTGCCTTATGCTCGTGCAGCAAGCCTGGAAAACCGTTAA